In Tautonia rosea, the genomic window TGAGGCCGGTCTCGAAGCCGAGGAAGTTTCCTCATATACCGGAAGCCCTGAAATCCTCGGCGGAAGGGTCAAGACGCTTCATCCAAAGATCCACGGCGGGATTCTCGCGCGTCGCGATCAGGCCGACGACGTGACGACGCTGACCGCTCATGGAATCGAGCCGATCGACCTCGTCGTCGTCAACCTTTATCCGTTTGAAGCCACCATCGCCAGGCCAGATGTCACCGATGCCGAGGCAATCGAGAATATCGACATCGGCGGCCCAAGCCTGATTCGAGGAGCCGCGAAGAATCATGCCCATGTGGCCGTCCTGACCGATCCAGATCAATATTCGGTGTTTCTGGAACACCTCAGCCAGCACGGTGGAACCACTTTCGCATTTCGACGCGCGAGAGCCCTCGACGCATTCCGACAGACCGCGCACTACGATCAGGCCATTTCGTCCTACCTGGCCGGAGCCTCGACTGAGAGCGAGCCAGAAGGCTTTCCGAACACGTTTTCTCCCCGGTTCGTGCTGCGAACCTCTTTACGATACGGAGAGAACCCTCATCAGCGGGCCGCTTTCTACGTCGAATCTGAGACGGAGAGTCCGAACCTGGCCTCGGCCACCATCAGACACGGAAAAGAGCTTTCTTATAACAATCTTCTCGACCTTGATAGTGCGTTACGTCTGATTCGATCTTTCGATGAGCCTGCTGCCTGTGTCTTAAAGCACAACAACCCATGTGGTTCAGCGATTGGCTCAACCCTCGCCGAGGCCTTCGAGCGGGCTTATGACGGTGATCCGGTCAGCGCCTTTGGTGGAATTGTCGGACTGAATCGACCGGTTGATCTGGTGACGGCCGAACGCATGGTCAGTCCGGGACGATTCATCGAGTGCATTCTCGCCCCCAGCTTTGAGCCCGACGCCTTCGAGGCGTTGACCACCCGGCCGACCTGGAAAAACAGTGTCCGACTGATTGAGCTAGGCGTGCCGATTGGTCCCGGTCAAGGTTCGCCCCCTGGCCTCGACCTCCGACGCATCGAGGGAGGCTTGCTTGTTCAGGACTGGGACACCATGCAGGCCAATCCGCTCGCCGAAGGTCGGGTCGTAAGCAAGCGTCCGCCGAACGATCGGGAAGCCATCGATCTGGCCTTCGGCTGGAAGGTTTGTCAGGCAGTCAAGTCGAATGCCATCGTCCTGGCCAGTGAAGGCCAGATCGTCGGCGTTGGCGCCGGGCAGATGAGCCGACTGGACTCCGTCGAAATCGCCGTGAAGAAGGCCGGCGCCCGAGCTGCCGGTGCCGTCCTTGCGTCCGACGCCTTCTTCCCGTTCCGAGATGGCCCCGATGCGGCCGCTGCGGCCGGTGTCACCGCGATCATTCAGCCGGGAGGCTCTCGGCGCGATGAGGAGGTCATTGCCGCTTGCGACGAGCACGGGATTGCCCTGATCTTTACCGGTCGCCGTCACTTTCGGCACTGATCCCAACGCATTTCATACGTTTCAACGAAACCGAACCCCTCGTCATCCCAGCGAGACATCCAGCACCATCATCACGGCAAACCCGGCCATTGTTCCCAGCGTTGCGAGGTCGGTGTTGCCGTGCTGCTGGCTCTCAGGAATGAGCTCCTCGATCACCACGTAGATCATCGCCCCCGCGGCAACTGCCAGGGTGTAGGGAAGGATGGGCGAGACGAACAGCACGGCCGCCGCCCCAAGAACCGCGGCCACCGGCTCGACTATCGCGGAAAGCTGACCGTACCAGAAAGCTTTGACCCGACTTATCCCCTCGCCCCGAAGTGGGAGCGCGACGGCGATCCCTTCGGGAACGTTCTGTAGGCCGATGCCGATCGACAGAGCAATGGCTCGTCCGAGCGAGCCATCAATGAAGTCGTGCTCGGTCGCTCCGAAGGCCACTCCGAGGGCCAGGCCTTCGGGGATGTTGTGCAGGGTGATCGCCAGGACAAGCAAGGTGGACCGTCGCCATTGAGTCTTGATCCCCTCTGCTCGGTCCCGCTTCAGACCGGGATGAAGATGCGGGAGCCATTGGTCTGCGAGACGGAGCACCAGGCCACCGAGCAGGAAGCCGATGGTCGCCGGTCCCCATCCCGAGCCACCCTGTTCTCGGGAGAGATCGATCGCCAGCAAGAGCAACGACCAGACACTCGCCGCCACCATCACCCCGGCCGCAAAACCGAGCATAGCATCGAACATGCGCCGATTCATCGACCGGGCGAAAAAGACAAGCGAGGCTCCGAGGGCTGTCAGTCCCCAGGTAAACCCTCCAGCCACCAGAGCCTGGACGATCGGATTGAAGTCGGCAAACGCGTTCATGACTGGGTTGTACCAGTCCGAATCGGGATCGGCAACATCTCAATCGCGTTCAGATCACCCGTTCAGGAGGTTTTCAGCAAGGGCAAGGACGCAAACCCCTCACCAACTATGGGAGCCGAAGAGACGCCGAGCCAGTTGTCGAGGAGGGAGGCGTAGAGGTTCCGGAAATCGAGCTGGTACTTCAGATCACCCTCGTCGAGATCGTCGAGGCTCGGGTGCTCACCCATCAACCCCGCCTGAGATACGGGGCCGACGACGAACACCGGAGCCGCGGCCCCGTGGTCGGTTCCGTTCGACGCATTCTCGGCGACCCGCCGTCCGAACTCGCTGAAGACGAGCACCGCGACCCGGTCGGCCTGGCCGTCCTGTGCCAGATCATCATGGAACGCGGCGAGGGAGTCAGCCAGTTCGTTGAGCAACGCGGCGTGACTGCCGAGCTGGTTCGCGTGGGTGTCGTAACCGTCTTGCCGGGTGTAATAAATGCGTGTTCCGAAGCCGGCCTTAATGATACGAGCAATCTGTTCGAGCCGGCGAGCGAGGTCGAAGTTGGGGTAATTGGAGTCATCCCCCTGCCCCGAGGCAACCTCCTCAAGCCTCGCACTCGACTCGTAAGCCGCCAAGGTGCTCCGACGGAGAAAGCCGAGCAAGGGGTCATCCGTCCGTTCCACGCTGGCAACCTCATTCAAGGCCGATCGGGTTGAGTCCTGGTCAGCCGAGGAACCGCCGGCTTGGAGTCGGAACTGGTCGATCTGCTCCATTGATGGAACCTCGATCCTCCGGGCCTTCAGGGCCAGGGGCAGTCGGCCGCCGCCGACATGGATGGCCGGCGAATCCGATCCGGGACCGGCAGGATTGGCGTCGAGCACTCGGCCGAGCCATCCGGTTTCGAGCGCCTCGGGGCTGGAGTCAGTGCGGGCGGTTTCCCAAATCTCCATGGATCGGAAATGAGAGCGGTCGGGATTCGGATACCCCACCCCCTGCACAATGGTCAGTCGACCGTCTTCGAGCAGCTTGGCCATCTGGCCCATACTCGGGTGAAAACCAATGTCTTCGGTAATGCGATGAAGTTGCCCGGTCGGCAATCGGAGTCGGCGACGGTTGCGAACGTATCCGTCGATCCCATGCGGAACGACCGTGTTCAACCCATCGTTGCCGCCAACAAGCTGGACGACGACCAGGATCCGATCATCAGGATTCGCGACCCTGGCGGCCTGAGCCGATCGCGCGAGGAATCCAGGAATGGTTGCACCTCCCATCGAAACCAAGGAGGAGGCAGCCAGGGAGGATCGGAGGAACTGGCGGCGATGAAGTGTCATGATTCGATCCTTGGTGGGAGTCACCGGTCGATGGTCCGAGGAAAACCTGAGCATTCGCTCAATCAGGAAAGCTGATACTCAGGGGAGGTCAGAACACGAGTCGCTACCTCATGAGCCGATCCTGTGATGCGTTCCCGAACCCCGGCAGACAACGCATCCTGCACAAGAAGGTTGATGAAGAAGTCGGTGGGCTCGTCGGCCTGACCATGCCGGGAGCAGAGTGCTTCGGGATCGAAGCGGCGTCGATCATTCATCAGTTGCAGGATGGTATTGGAGCGTGCCAGGGAGGTCGTCGTGTTGATCCAAGCTGGACCGCTGTCCCATCCAGCCACACTTGGAGGGGCAAAAAGGCGTTGTCCCATTCGGGAGCAGGCCTCGGCCAGGTCATTGGTGGAAACAGTCGGTGAGACAATTTCCAGGGCGCGGATGGTGCCGACGGCAAATTCGACCGGGCTCTTGACTCGCTTGCGTCGTATCGAGGAATCAAAGAACAGCCGAGAGCGAAGGATCATGGCCACGGGGACGCTCGTGTCGTAGCCGGAATTGCGATAGGCCTCCGCTAAGGGTTCGATCAACGCCTCGGAGGGCTCGTCGACTTCACTGACGAGGAGCGCGAAGAGTTTGCGGCAGA contains:
- a CDS encoding DUF1501 domain-containing protein, encoding MTLHRRQFLRSSLAASSLVSMGGATIPGFLARSAQAARVANPDDRILVVVQLVGGNDGLNTVVPHGIDGYVRNRRRLRLPTGQLHRITEDIGFHPSMGQMAKLLEDGRLTIVQGVGYPNPDRSHFRSMEIWETARTDSSPEALETGWLGRVLDANPAGPGSDSPAIHVGGGRLPLALKARRIEVPSMEQIDQFRLQAGGSSADQDSTRSALNEVASVERTDDPLLGFLRRSTLAAYESSARLEEVASGQGDDSNYPNFDLARRLEQIARIIKAGFGTRIYYTRQDGYDTHANQLGSHAALLNELADSLAAFHDDLAQDGQADRVAVLVFSEFGRRVAENASNGTDHGAAAPVFVVGPVSQAGLMGEHPSLDDLDEGDLKYQLDFRNLYASLLDNWLGVSSAPIVGEGFASLPLLKTS
- a CDS encoding ZIP family metal transporter gives rise to the protein MNAFADFNPIVQALVAGGFTWGLTALGASLVFFARSMNRRMFDAMLGFAAGVMVAASVWSLLLLAIDLSREQGGSGWGPATIGFLLGGLVLRLADQWLPHLHPGLKRDRAEGIKTQWRRSTLLVLAITLHNIPEGLALGVAFGATEHDFIDGSLGRAIALSIGIGLQNVPEGIAVALPLRGEGISRVKAFWYGQLSAIVEPVAAVLGAAAVLFVSPILPYTLAVAAGAMIYVVIEELIPESQQHGNTDLATLGTMAGFAVMMVLDVSLG
- the purH gene encoding bifunctional phosphoribosylaminoimidazolecarboxamide formyltransferase/IMP cyclohydrolase — translated: MSDTTTPIRRALLSVSDKRGLVDLARALADRGIALLASGGTRTALIEAGLEAEEVSSYTGSPEILGGRVKTLHPKIHGGILARRDQADDVTTLTAHGIEPIDLVVVNLYPFEATIARPDVTDAEAIENIDIGGPSLIRGAAKNHAHVAVLTDPDQYSVFLEHLSQHGGTTFAFRRARALDAFRQTAHYDQAISSYLAGASTESEPEGFPNTFSPRFVLRTSLRYGENPHQRAAFYVESETESPNLASATIRHGKELSYNNLLDLDSALRLIRSFDEPAACVLKHNNPCGSAIGSTLAEAFERAYDGDPVSAFGGIVGLNRPVDLVTAERMVSPGRFIECILAPSFEPDAFEALTTRPTWKNSVRLIELGVPIGPGQGSPPGLDLRRIEGGLLVQDWDTMQANPLAEGRVVSKRPPNDREAIDLAFGWKVCQAVKSNAIVLASEGQIVGVGAGQMSRLDSVEIAVKKAGARAAGAVLASDAFFPFRDGPDAAAAAGVTAIIQPGGSRRDEEVIAACDEHGIALIFTGRRHFRH